The DNA region AGGCTTTGACTTTATTGACAGAGTCAAACGCTTGTTGGAAGCCGAATGTCCAGGGATTGTTTCTTGTGCCGACGTTTTGGCATTGGTTGCAAGAGACGCTGTTGTTGTCACCGTATGATAATTgatagaaattatattatttttataaacacattaattaattggttgatgaaaaataactaattatttgaGTTTGTGTAATTGATAGGGAGGTCCTTCTTGGAAAGTACCAACCGGTAGAAGAGATGGTTTAATCTCTAGTGTTGTAGAGGCCTCAAACAATATACCTGCTTTCTTTGACAACATCACCACTCTTCAAAATGATTTTGCTAACAAAGGCCTTGATTCGAAGGACCTCGTGGTGCTTTCAGgtaatattatcttatttatgaACATAATCTTGTGTTATATTATAACCGAGCTAAATGAgttttcgaatttttatttagGTGCTCACACAATTGGCATAGCACATTGCCCATCTTTTGTGGACAGGCTTTACAATTTTAGCGGAGTTGGGGATCAAGATCCATCTTTGGATAGCGAATACGCGACAAATCTGAAGGCAAGAAAGTGCAGGACTGCTAATGATACAACTACTAAGGTGGAGATGGATCCGGGCAGTTTCAAGACCTTTGATCTTAGCTATTATAAGCTTCTTTCGAAGAGGAGGGGTATGTTTATATCAGACGCAGCTTTGCTAACAAACCCCACCACTAGAGGGCTCGTAAATGAGATATTGGAGGGGTCATTGGAGGATTATCTCGTCGAATTTGCGGCGTCGATTGAGAAGATGGGAAGAATTGAAGTTAAGACTGGAACAGAGGGTGAGATCAGAACAAATTGTGCACAAGTGAATAGTTAAACCTCATGGGAttgtcttgtttttttttaagaatgtgTATGAAGATAAAATGTTCTTTAATTCAGATCATATACTCATTTGAGTTATGCTAAtaatgttgttttattattcAATCGGTTGTATTACATAAATGTTCAATAAGGAAATATGCTATCAATGATTGAGTTGTGAACAACATTGTTCAACTTTTGAaatcttttacttttttatatcataataaCTAATAGACCCCTAAGATTTTGTCAATGTTTATTatgttttacaatttttatcaattaaaatgataaaatcaaAAGTCAAGGAACAAGAAAATCAATTAATCTTTGAAATTGAATTCTGCTATTGTTACAAACTTACAGTTAATTGGACCAATACATAAATTGTGTAAATATTTggcttcattttattttcaccagaattgaaattaaatacataaataataataacttaattttatataaatttattagtttacaaatgttttaaaaaatatatattttcttttaaatcaaatatttttattaaaaaaatgttttttttttctaaagcaGCCCTGTAACAAAATAAGGCCCACAATTTTGAGTTCAAAACTAGAATTGAAGATTAAGGGCCGGCCGAAGGACAGTTGATGAATTGGGCCGCGAATTTTAGTTGAAAGGATAAGGGTTCGTTGTTCCACGTCGTCTGGAAACCCTAGGATAGCCTATTTATGCATCGCCTCCTTCCCTTACTTTTTCATATCCACCAAAGGCTCTAGATCATTCTATTTTCTCTCCTTTCttcaaaaattgaatttttattgtatatttattgtGTAGTAGTTTCGATTCTTGGATCTGTTttgtatttaagaaaaatacCTATCTGCGTTGAGTTGATGATGATAAACGGTTTAGGGTTTCTGATATGGGTCTTTTTTCCCAGAAACTGAAGACTAATACTTGCCTTTCTGAGCAACTAGGTATTTCATTTTTTCCCCTACCTTTCTTTTTCAGATCAACCAAAGGCTCTAGATCAGTCAATTCTCCCTTACCTGCCCTTTGatcttattctttaatttctgTTTTCGGTTTTAACTCTCTGTTCTTCAAAGattgaatttttattgtatGTGTTGTGTAGTAGTTTCGATTCTTGACCtgttttgtatttatttaagaaaatagcTATTTGCGGTGATGATAATCATTATGTGGACTAGAGTTTCTGATCTGGGTCTTCTTCCCAGAAACTGAAGACTAACCCTTGGCTGTCTGAGCAATATTAGCTATTCTTGTGAATttgttctttttcttctttaaatttGGGGCTTATGATGAAAAAATCATATATCTTAGCGGATTTCAGTGAGATTTTGTTATCAATGATCTGAATGTTACACACACTGAGGCCCTCTCTTCcttgtataattattatttgaaaaaaatgtgtGCAATGATGAGATTAAGTGCCTTAAGGGGGTGTTTAGGACAGTGGAATAAAGGGACGCACTTAGTTGTTGCGTCTTTCCGTGAGTCTTACTACAAAACGACTTCTCCTTCCACTGAGCATACttgtattaaattattgatttatgaAATGCGTCCATTACCAATTCTGGAGGATTAAAAATGGTTCCTCTTGATGTAATGGCTCGGACGCTATATAAGCTTGTGGTATATCCTGATTGATGACTTTAATTTTGTGTCACTCTATCCTGGAAACGCTTCAtacatcttttttattattttaatgttaattttcttatatttgtaaattaaattataaatttgaacaatTCGGATAATTGATCTTGTATGAAATACTTGTTATCTATATTATTTAGAACTGCTATATTCAAATGACATATCCCCTGCTTTTAGTCAGTTTAGTTTTTATTAGGTTAGTGAtcccattatattaattatttgaaggattttcatttattattttttttattaattccaATGGCTTTCTAAAAAATGGTTTAAGTGATGATCCAATAAGTTGTATTCATTATTTAAAGTGCTTCTGGTATGGTACTGAGTGAGTAACTATAAACTTTCATTGACTTACATTTGATTACTACCAGAAATCTTATTCATGCCTTCAATTAGGtatgtattaaatatttgtGTGGAATAGGAGGTTTGATTgttttaggttagaatttaCTATTgtaattaagtttttatatatttattatcttgattaattttgttatccatacttatttaaaaaaatatataaaaaaatatgaaaaataagaaaaaagagaaaaaagagaagtaattagttaaaataaaaaatatgttaataagttttatatttaaattttaaattttttatatatgtttattaattattacggATGTAATTTggtttgtatatattataaattttaagtgttatttaaatttaattaatgaaaagtattattggaataaaattaattttgataattaactatttttgttaatatattttcatataaattttaattgtttatttaaatttaattaacgaAAACTATTATTtgactaaaattaattttgttaattaattatttttgttaatatattttatatttaattttgataaattgatATACTAAAATGAATTAAGTTCAGGATCATTAAAATTCTATAATATTATGCTAATTAAAacaatgaaaattaataaatctattattaattcatatttaataaaaaaataatatatttacatttaaataaataaattcaagttataataattttatcttcagtaatatttttaatgaatctTGATAAATAAGTATTATCAGaagaataatattatgtattatttgttatgttttaaaattaactattataaaaaatattttaaaatatatattaaaaatattgatataataacaTTTCTAAACATTGTCTTCAAAttactaaattttttaaataatacaacattttcaatgttaatttgtttgttgtgtttcaattttttttaatttagtacaAATCTTAAACAATAGatcttcattaataattttagcaatttttttttacaattcttattattcaaatggttcaaatgatataaataaatttaagtgtattaaaatgtaactttaaataaaatttgtatgatttttgaaaatatataataatagaaaaggataaatataaaataaataattgaaattagttACAATCTAAAATGAGTTTTGTAttgaaaatacaaattattatattatattatattatattatattataatatatggaaataaataaaaggaatatgatattataaataaaaagaatatgatattttataagTGTGATGAGAATGTCTTATTGTTTATAGGTTAGTATTTGATTCCCATGAATGCATGCAGCACTTTGTTTATGGGGAGATGATGTTGGATGTACCAACCATTACCCTAACTTTGACTCAcctatcaataaaattaaatcatatatatatatatatattaaatgtgtgCTCTTAAATTACATGGTGATAGATTGATTTAAACTTTTATCAAGATTGGATTGATTTAATTAAGAGATTAACTTTTTCAAAcctatttttattgaaaataatataataataacatgtttaatatgcaTGCTCGTTGATGATATGATGTCAGTAATCATTAAAAAGGATAGGTTTATGAGAACAACATCTGGTGGTGGTGTTGTTGTCGAACTATAACCATTTCCTgtcctacccacctttcaaataatttttcccaAACTATTCACTTTTTCATTTACATTCCCaaaactacccacctttctctctctaaattattaatcaactcattaattaactcactctctatcTTAACTCACTAATTAACTCTCTCCCCCTTTCTAAACCTATTAATTAACTCCTCTATCTcttttaactattaattaatatcctcacttttaaactattaattaattt from Impatiens glandulifera chromosome 5, dImpGla2.1, whole genome shotgun sequence includes:
- the LOC124938350 gene encoding peroxidase 3-like, whose protein sequence is MVNVLSHLGVVSLTLILLISSINGQLELDFYGRSCPKAEKIVLDFVSNHIPNAPPLAASLLRMHFHDCFVRGCDGSILLNSTVASGNQTEKTAPPNLTIRGFDFIDRVKRLLEAECPGIVSCADVLALVARDAVVVTGGPSWKVPTGRRDGLISSVVEASNNIPAFFDNITTLQNDFANKGLDSKDLVVLSGAHTIGIAHCPSFVDRLYNFSGVGDQDPSLDSEYATNLKARKCRTANDTTTKVEMDPGSFKTFDLSYYKLLSKRRGMFISDAALLTNPTTRGLVNEILEGSLEDYLVEFAASIEKMGRIEVKTGTEGEIRTNCAQVNS